The DNA segment ACCAGCCTGATCGGTGAGGTGCGCGCCCACACGCGGGCACGCGTGAACTTCGCGGCCATCGGGCCGCGCGAACAGGCACAGATGCTGGGCACGCTGGGCGCGTGCGGCCGCGAGAACTGCTCCAGCACGCACCTGCAGGACTTCGCGCCGGTCAGTATCCGCATGGCCCGCGACCAGCAGCTCCCGCTGAACCCGGAGAAACTGTCCGGACCGTGCGGGCGGCTGCTGTGCTGCCTGCAGTTCGAGCACACCCAGTACGTGGAGCTGCTGAAGAACCTGCCGCGCAAGAACGCGAAGGTCTGCCACGACGGCAGCGGCGCGTGCGGCAAGGTCACGAAACTGCACCCGCTGGCCGGCACGGTGGACGTCCTGACCGAACAGGGGATGCTGGTGGGCGTGCCCGCGACCGAACTGCGCCGCGCGCCGGACGAAGGCCCGAAGCCGGGCGGCGACCGGGGGAGCAAGGCCCCCCGCCAGCGGGACGCGGACGCCTGAGGACGCGGCGGGCGCCGGAGCGCGAGCGGGTACACTCCGGGGCATGACCGGCACCCTGGACGCAGTCGAACGCACACTTGCCACGGCGGCCGCCGCCACCCGCTGGGACACCTACGCGCCGCGTGTCCAGGCGCTGCTGGACGAGGCCCTGGACGCGGCCGGTGTACCCGGCTGGCTGGAGCGCTGGAGCGCGCTGTCGTCCGAACTGGCCGAGACGGGAGCGAAACTGTCCACCCACGCGGACCTGCACACGGACCAGCCGCAGGTGCAGGAGCGCTACCAGGCCTTCCTAGCCGAGGTGATGCCCAGCGCGGAACGGGCGGATCAGGCGCTGCGCCAGAAGCTGCTCGCCGTGCCCGGGTACGTGCCGGACGCCGACACCGCGCTGACCTACCGCCGCTTCCGGGACGCGGCGGCGCTGTTCCGCGAGGCGAACGTGGACCTGGGCGTGGTGCACGAGCAGCAGAAGAACCGGCACTCCGTGCTCACCGGCAACCAGACGGTATGGCTGGACGGAGAGGCGCTCACGACGCCGCAGGCGCGCCTGCGGCTGGACCGCCCGGACCGGGCAGCGCGCGAGGCCGCGTGGCGGGCGCTGTCGGACAGCAACATGGGCGTGGCGGGCGACCTCGACCGGGTGATGCTCGACCTGCTGGCGACCCGCCGGCAGATCGCCCGGAACGCGGACGAGCCGGACTTCCGGGCGTACCAGTGGAAGGCGCTCGACCGGGTGGACTACACGCCCGCCGACTGCCGCGCCTTCCACGACGCGGTCCGGGATGAAGTCGTGCCCGCGCTGACGGCACTGGTGCAGGACGCCGCACGTCGCCTGGGTCTGGACAGCGTCCGCCCGTGGGACTACAACCGCAGCACCCTCCCGGACCCGGAGGGCCGCCCGCCCCTGACGCCCTTCAGCGGCGGCGCCGAGCTGGAAGCGCTGGCCGCCGACGTGTTCGGAGCGCTGGACGCGGACCTGGCCGGACGCTTCGCGTTCATGCGGGGGCACGGCCTGCTTGACCTGGAGTCGCGTCCGGGCAAGATGACGCACGCGTACTGCCAGTATTTCCCCGTGCACAACGAGCCCTTCGTGCTGATGAACGTGGTGGGCAGCGCGGACGACGTGCGCGTGCTGTTCCACGAGGTCGGGCACGCCTTCCACGGCTTCTACAGCGGCGAGAGCCAGCGCCT comes from the Deinococcus metalli genome and includes:
- a CDS encoding PSP1 domain-containing protein; amino-acid sequence: MVVLPVRFERSPRLHPMLSEQPHAVGTKVVVQGKRGPEVATVRGEASEPHPSERYGAVLRAATPEDLDRWDTLHRAGEDLKWLLRARARERRLPVKLVAVEFTLDESLVTVSYSADERIELTSLIGEVRAHTRARVNFAAIGPREQAQMLGTLGACGRENCSSTHLQDFAPVSIRMARDQQLPLNPEKLSGPCGRLLCCLQFEHTQYVELLKNLPRKNAKVCHDGSGACGKVTKLHPLAGTVDVLTEQGMLVGVPATELRRAPDEGPKPGGDRGSKAPRQRDADA
- a CDS encoding M3 family oligoendopeptidase, which translates into the protein MTGTLDAVERTLATAAAATRWDTYAPRVQALLDEALDAAGVPGWLERWSALSSELAETGAKLSTHADLHTDQPQVQERYQAFLAEVMPSAERADQALRQKLLAVPGYVPDADTALTYRRFRDAAALFREANVDLGVVHEQQKNRHSVLTGNQTVWLDGEALTTPQARLRLDRPDRAAREAAWRALSDSNMGVAGDLDRVMLDLLATRRQIARNADEPDFRAYQWKALDRVDYTPADCRAFHDAVRDEVVPALTALVQDAARRLGLDSVRPWDYNRSTLPDPEGRPPLTPFSGGAELEALAADVFGALDADLAGRFAFMRGHGLLDLESRPGKMTHAYCQYFPVHNEPFVLMNVVGSADDVRVLFHEVGHAFHGFYSGESQRLLWNRWSPTEFVEIPSMAMEFLTLDHLGRVFTPEDLARYRASQLQGVVAFLPWAAQMDAFQHWLYHDAPQDVGIAELDARWLELDRTFHGFVNWDGLDEGIRAKGWQYYHIFQVPFYYIEYAMCYLAAVGVWRAAQADPARAMEDYKASLRLGSASSVPELYRAAGVEFRFDRDYIRGLTAFLTTQLRRDAAD